The genome window TCAGCCAATACGCTTTTCTCAAAACTCTCAGAAAAACCCCCCTCAGAAAAACTCCTCCGTCCCTCTACAAGCCTCTCCCTCTTCGGATCTCCTTTATGATCTCTGCCGcaaccacattttctactccccTACCATGCTGTCACCTCCAATGATCTCCCCAAAGCAAAACCCTCTGCTCCTCTACAATGCTGTCACCTCCAACGATCTCTGTAGCAACCACCTTTCCTGCACCACACCTCCTGCCGCCATCTTTTCCTACACCACCCCTTCTGCAGCCACCTTTCCTTCTCTCTCATCTGCGCCCCCTAACGGCCTACGGGACCCCCTTTCTGAAAGTTCCTCCACGTGTCAAAGTCCTATTGCAGCTTCAAAAAGCGAGGTTGATTCCTTATGGCCACTAAGGATGTGACACGTGGCCCGCTGGGGTAGTGACACCTGGCTAAAAATGTGATCTACAAAAACAAATAGGGAAAAAGTGACCcatgcctaaatgggggtctacacaaaagcaaaaaaaaaaccctagaaaatcAAAACAGAGAAAAACCTCGAAACTAGAAAAAATCTTCACGAGGAAGCCGAAAAAATGGGACAGAAACCatgaaagaagaaaggaaaaacatgATAGAAAAACCCTAACCTGAAAGACCGATCTCTTCTGCGTTTTTGTGTTCTGAACAGCAGAAACCTCTTCTCTCTGTTCTCAGCACCAGGAACTCCCTAGCATCTCAGCCACGGGTtcgtttcatttttttattttatttttaataattttgtttattttaaaaacaattaattttaaaattattttctagttttagaaagttttatgtttttaaactattaaactttttttttctttcttttttatggtaaaaactaaaaagtataaaattgttttcaaaaacaattatccaACATAACTTTTTAgataacaattttctatttttaaaaataaataaatagaaaacacaatatttttagataacataacatcaattattttcacttattttttttatatttgttttaaaaaataattatacaaacatgtaaaataatttaaaataaaatactaaatataaaaaattatttttaaaatcaggttaaaaatattttaggtttctaaacaacttttgttttacaaaaattagaaaactgttttcgaaaattgttttttagaattattttcaaaaatattaccAAACATGTCCTTTCGATAACAGTTTTcgattcttaaaaaaaaaaaaaaaaaaaaaacttttaacaatcaaaatcaaaattttgttttctactcttaagaacaaaaaataggatgttttcaaataacatattttaattgttttatcttatttttatttgttttctgaaagttatttttaaaaaataattatacaaacatgtagaataattgaaaataaaatattacacataaaaaattattttagattttcaaacaaacttttatgtTATAAAACATCGTAAAACAATTTTccaaaaccatttttcaaaactattttcaaatatcattACCAAACATGCCCTTAATAAACCTTGGTACAATTGGGCCAATGGAGGATACATCCAATGGCTCTAATTCATAGCAGGCCCAAAAGAAATGGAGCCCATTAGAAGAAGCTAGGGCTGACCCACTTGACTAGAATCAAAGTTCATATGGTTTTTAAAAAGGCAGGGCTGATGGAGAATGAATTCCTTGGGCAGAAAAAGAGTTTTGTTTAGATTTGAATCACGTTTCCATTGGGTTTCTACTATTAAAATGCAACCCAAATCAATAAACAATCATTTTTGGTCAATTAATTATTTGGTATAATGTTATTGTATTCCATATGATATTGTAAACTATGACCCTTCATTCTATGCTCACTCCATTCACACGCTAGTAGTCTTTAAATAGACCAAAAAAAAAGGGACCCACATTAGACCATATCAATAACTTCTCCATATATAGCAAAATCAATAAACCCTACTCAAAATTATTTCCATTAATAGCAATCAtgccaaaattttgttttctatttttgaaataattttaagatattttttaattaattatttttttaaaatgacatagtgggtgttttttatttttaagaaaacttGTTGtgcattttctttcaatttttttaatgtttttgtattatttttttatatgggaAGTTAAGGGTATGTttaataactgttttttaaaataattctgaaaagtagtttttgaaaacggtttttaaaaattgttctctaatttttgtagaataaaatttttttaaaaaaacttaaaatgtttttaacttatttttaaatatgttttaatttttttatatttagtgatttatttttaattattctatgtatttgtataattatttattaaaacggtaataagaaaacaaataaaaacaatagaaaataataaaaaaaatattttctaaaaatattttattttctattttaagaatggaaaataaaaagcagtttttgattgtcaaacgtgtttttgtatttttttgttataaaaaacaaaaaaatggttCCTAACCATACCcttactattttaaattttgaaagtaaattttATCATGTGACTTAGGCTCTCCCTTTGTTGTATATAAAAGAAAGTCACAATatacttttctattttctctatgattttttttttaaaaaaaaaaaatcttaagatTTGAAGCATTAAACAAAATCCTCTTTCCTTCTTATAACCACTTACATACAACACAATTTTAGGTATAAATTTGATAGCAATGACCAATTGTGATGAATATAATTAGGGAGAATCGGGTTTTACACCCATTTGactttgataattaataaaaagtccTTCAAACACTCGTAATTGATTATAAGGATTAAAATACCCTCTTGACTTACAcccatcatttttgtctttCTACCACCATTCTTTATATGTCACTTCCATAAAATTCtccattatttaaatttttttttaaactcttttaaaaataattgaaaaatcagcattattttctaaacaaaaattatattaatgattcaaaaactattttggaaaatacttttgaaaaaaaatattaatttaaatgaataaaaattatcttttacattttagaagtaaataatttaatgattaaaacactatttaaaataaatatatttactattttttcttttatactaaaaaaagtattttaaagttaatttttttactattgtaaaataaaaaaattaattttttttttaatcttcttccttctttattttaataattttttgaacatagacttttggtaataagttatatgcaatgttgcaaatttgtttattaagaaattttcttaataatttgacttaattgaaattttattgaaatttttttttttttaaaagaaaggatggatgaagagtttttatttttaatatccaattaaaatgttttcgtatttaaaaatgaattatattaatacataatataataaagatcaaaattttctaatattaaagGGTTGAATGGTATATTTACccattttatatttgagtttggttttaaaatatttttttagtttttatttcttttatttttaaaaataatttttattttctatattgtctcttttttaaaatatgtttagttaaaaaaataaaattatttttaaaaatgaaaaccgaataccttgtttaatactatttttttgtatgaaaataataaaaagaattaaattttatttattgattattcttttttattttttctattagttattttaataataaaaaatatatatatagaatatgttcacaattaaataaatgaatcggtccattgtatttttttttcacaaaaatataatatgttcacaaaaaaaaattggatttaagtTTTCTGctctttttcttaatcaaactactaaaatatttaatttatatcattGTACAAAGGTATTCACTAATTGTATAAGGGAAATgcactaaatgtacaagggatataaaatattaccatttgtaaaagattttaatcaattctaaACCACTCATTTATCTTCCTTGTCACCCATGAATTGCATGCCCatatcatgcactttatttaactctcataTAGAAATTCCGATACTTTCCCCAGTAATGatgtttgaggaaaaaaatttaaccctaattcatctaccattttcttagctaaaccattagaaatatggttaacacACGTATGTTAACACATTACTTAGGAGGGATATATTACGTTATTGTACaatggtattacactaactgtataagggaaatgtactaagtgcataagggtgtacaagactattatttgtaaaagattttaatcaattctgaatcacttcttcattttccttgtcacTCATGGATTACATAGCcatgtcatgcattttatttaactccTACATGAAAATTCCGATACTTTCCCTAGTAATAATGTTTAGGGACAAAAATTAGCCCtaattcatccaccattttctcagtcaaaccattagaaatatggttaacataCCTACGTAGACACATAACTTAAGAGGGATATATTGCATCATTGTACAATTGTGTTACACTAACTATACGAaagaaatgtactaagtgtacaaggttatcatttgtgaaatattttaatcgattttgaatcacttctttattttttttgtcatccACGAATTGTATATGAAATTTGCACTACTATACAAGAGTATTATACTCACTATACAAGACAAATGTATTAACTATATAAGACAAAAATACTAACTGTACGAGGGGTCTATAAGGCTACCTTCTATGTAAGATTTCAATTAActctaaaccttttttttttcttgtcacaTAAGGATTAGACACTTTTCCCCCACACATTCCTTCACCTAAAAATTGttacaatttgaatttttaaatttcatcatccaaaatttgtaattgcatatttcgTTTGAGtagttttaacaattttttttagtacatTTACATCccatgtaaaagaaaattaatcacAATATTTAGGTACTATCTTTTTTGTGAAATCATgcatgaggaaaaaaaaaagaagagaaaattatgatacatttgcTTGACTTGATGACATCGtgttttaagaatttaaatcaTGTCAAGTTCACATCTATTCCATATTTAAAAgggtattttaatatttttcaaattattaaattataatacattattcaattaaaaattaattatcaccattagttaaaagatgatcatgttacaaaataatatattaagacaATATCTATGTATTAtccataaaatagagaaaatattcaaataattgtctataaccttaaagatatttatataaaaaataacttatatatattaaataaaaaagaataatactatttttaaggtgtttaaaaaatatttacttaaaaaatgtagtaataataatttttaaccattgatttccaatattttttttttgagagaaaaataattggtgGAAATAGTGACGCTTCCttaattagaaattaatttacatgGTCCCACCAATTAATATGTGAGAGAAAGGTAAAGTGAATAAAGTTTGAGAGAGAAATGAAAGAGAAGTGGGAagcccattgtttttttttcatttttgacaaTCAAGGGCGTTTCAAGAAATTCTAAAAAGTAATATCATTcatcttaatttttacttttccaTTAGGTCTTGgtcttaaatataaaagatataagaaTCTTGGACCAATTTTCAAGACTAGTTGGGTGTAAAATACAATTCTCATTATGCTTACTCCCAAGAACATGCCTTGATAAAAGTACTTCTATTGATACCACTTTCTTAAAATTGATTTCATGAACAATGAATTAGAAGTAAATTTTTGTAaaagtgatttaaaattttttctgaatgtatattttttttattaaaaaataagcatTTTCTAACATTAAATagcatttttaaatatattaaaatcaagttatattcttgatttatgtttggtttttatgtgaaaaatatgtaaaaataaaatataattaaaattagttaattttttttaaatatttttaaattatttaatctttacataaaagagaaaaaatatatatgtgaaataagttttaaaaagcatataaaaataaattattgattttaaattttaaatttatttttctcacttttttttttctttcctttgcctTCTCTTCAAATTTTTTCAAGTCACTGGGTCGTTGTCGTTGAAACTCATTTATTAAGTTTCCAATTTGTTTTGTAACTTtcgaaattattatttttctgaaTCAATATATACTCCTACCTTCAATCTAATTGACAAAAGACATTTTTTCCTATTTAGGCAAATATTATGTACGAagaatatatcaatttttagtGATCCAAAATAGATACTATGTTTGTACTGTAACATCGACTAAGATATGTCTTTATAACTCTATATTCCTTTcctttagaaataattttttttaagtaccATAAAATTCCGAtagaaataaaacttttttGTTATATGATATATCCATAATCATCTCAAAAATTTtcggaatcaaacataaccttatatttcatttgaaagaagttaaaaatgttttgtgatatttgaaaatttttttatttttattttttaaatgagatgttttataaatttgtgaaaatcacatttaaaatttttaaaaattaatgtaagcaattatctaaaaaaatttaaatattcaaaaatgctatcaaaatattttttaatcttcattcatatataaaatagtttGTTTAACAGTGATCTTAGTAAATGcttttaacctaaaaagtgtttttgaaaaaaaaaaaaaaggtattggacaaaatttaaaaaatacttttaaaaatctgaaaagtttatagtgattttagaaaacgttttttttatttttttaatccttagaaaataaaaatttgatactattagaaaaagttaaaagcaCTTTAAAGAATCACTATGAAACATACTCTTATAGTGTTGGAAAATTACTTTAAACTGTGTTTGACATTGATTTTAGAAAGGCTTTTAGcattttttaaagttgaattatataaattttcaagtataaaaaatattaagagtgTATTTGACAGTGATTATAGTAagtgtttatattatttttaatatttaaaaaatgaaaatttctaagtgttaaaaacatttattaaaattactCCTAAACATAATCTAAAAACGCTTTTTAGAGTCATTACTAAACAAACTCTTAATGTTATATCAAGAAACACTTAATAAATGATTTTCCCCCAAAccactataaataaaaatattttaactagAATATTACAATCCAACcaatttcttcttattttatattttgggataaactaataaaattaaaccaataataatttattctaatgcaattcacaaaaataaaaattttagccTGAATTATGGGCTTTTATAATATGAATAAGGAAATTCACTAGTGTGATGTTAATGTGCACGCGCTGTGGAGGAGCGTGAAAATATACACGTTCATCAGCTGCTTCTTCTCGTTGGTACCCTAAAATCTCTCCATCTCTCTCATTTCCATTTTCGCAGTGACTAAGATCAAGTATGAATTACGAAGAACGGGCACCTTTCACTATTTTCAGCAGTCTCCTCCACACCTGATCTTCTACTCATATGGACCAACTGTACGGCCTCCACTCTCCCTCCTCCTCCGATTACCACCACCCGCCTCCATTTCCGCCGGAAAATCTGATTTCTCCGTCTCACTACCCGAATTTTAATTCTCCCGCGCCTTTTCCGATCTTCGGATCCGACCAGCTGTTGTCGGCGTCGTCTTTGGTGGTCTCTGATGCAGCTTCCATGGTGGCTGAAATTCAAGGAGGAGGTTCTGGAGAGGAGGTTTCCAGTGCTATTCGAGCCAAAATCGCTACTCATCCTCTCTATCCTAAACTTCTCCATGCTTACATCGAGTGCCAGAAGGTAAAGCGACTCTTTTGGCCGCTTTCCATTTGGTTCCTTAGAAAAAGTGGCGTGctagaggagagagaaaaatgaaagtaTGAGTCTGACGACGATGTTTTTGTGTTGGTTTGgtttttgataagaaaaaaaaaaaatcaataactcGCTCAACCGAGCGGAAAACTCGCGTTAGCGTCAACTGAGTGGAGATCGTTTtggttagaaaaattattttttctttgccaaccttttctcagcaaccaaacggagcGTAAAGCTTTCCAAAGAAGAAAAGGGTGAAACAGTCGATTTACTGCCTCTGAGTGATCTGAACAGCTTCAGTTCAATtctgttattttttttagtaattaaaaaaattatatataaatatatatatttttcttctagaaTCCACGTATAGGTTGCAGTTGGTATATAGAAGGTCGTTATCAGATTACTTACAGTTACGTTATGTACCAGTGGTTTCAGTTGGATCTGTAAAACCTGAAAACACAGCATCTTTCCGTGTTTGCGTTGTTTCCTTTACAGCTAATATGTGCTCCTGCCAATTTGTGGCATCATGTTTGCTTTTGATTTGTTCTGAAATTTTCTTCTACATGTGTTGATGGCCTGTTCTTATCAACGTCGTCGTTTTAAGCTTTCGGTTTGTGTTTGATGAACTTTGAAGGATGGTTAATTTTTCAGGTCGGAGCGCCACCGGAGGTTGCGTATCTGTTGGAAGAAATCCGGAGAGGAAGCGAGCTTTGCAGAAGAAACGCCGTTTCCACTTGCTTGGGTGCGGATCCCGAGCTGGATGAGTTCATGGTCGTTGCTTCCTCTTTCATTTTCGAAGTTTCGAGACTGTCTGATTCATTTTGATAAATGGTTTATTTTCCcttactttctctctctttctaggAAACCTACTGCGATATACTGGTGAAATATAAATCGGATCTCGCCAGGCCTTTCGATGAAGCCACCGCGTTTCTGAACAACATAGAGACGCAGCTCAATACACTCTGCAATGGTGCTTCCAGAAGCTACGTTTCCGGTCTCTCTCTCAACCACTCATCTTCAtcacagttttttattttccattttctttttggtattTATTTTAGTGATTCTTGTGCTTGTGTGATTTCTTGCATTAAATTTTTACCTCTGAAGTAGGTCTTACATGATCGCATATAAAAAGCATGATCTATTGGCGCACGTTAAGGTCAAACCAGCGCACGTTAGCAGGGAAAAAACTCACATGAAGAATAGTTGTTGCTTTCATAGGTCAAGTTCTCTGATTGGTTCTGAACTAAACCTGCACCTTCAAAAACCATCGATTCACCTGTTTTCAGATATGGTATTCACATACAAACCAAGAACGCCCTGGCTTTAAAATGAAAGAGACCCTAATATTGCAAAGGACAGTGTGATTACTTCAGTACCAGAAGAGAACAAGTgggaatgttttatttatttataggaaGAAATGTTTGTGGACTTCTATCTCATCTTCTTGCCGTTGCTTTTGTTTCTACAAGGAATAGTAAACGTTTTATAATAATCAATACTAAACCTCCAAGTCATATAACCTGGTACAGCGTCTCTGCAGTATTAGGGTACTGAAGCTTTTCTTTACTTTCTCAGTTCTTGGTTGTTTCCAGTCAT of Vitis vinifera cultivar Pinot Noir 40024 chromosome 17, ASM3070453v1 contains these proteins:
- the LOC100243290 gene encoding homeobox protein knotted-1-like 6, with translation MDQLYGLHSPSSSDYHHPPPFPPENLISPSHYPNFNSPAPFPIFGSDQLLSASSLVVSDAASMVAEIQGGGSGEEVSSAIRAKIATHPLYPKLLHAYIECQKVGAPPEVAYLLEEIRRGSELCRRNAVSTCLGADPELDEFMETYCDILVKYKSDLARPFDEATAFLNNIETQLNTLCNGASRSYVSDEAAGSSEEDLSGGEVEVQECLQTTENQELKDKLLRKYSGYISTLKHEFSKTKKKGKLPKEARQALLDWWNIHYKWPYPTEEDKIALAESTGLDQKQINNWFINQRKRHWKPSENMQFAVMDSIYGPFFMNE